A genomic region of Rhodohalobacter sp. 614A contains the following coding sequences:
- a CDS encoding RagB/SusD family nutrient uptake outer membrane protein codes for MKNLSKSLLLILTVIIVAFGLNSCGQDALNLSPTDQISDNQVWEDPALMDLYLGDVYRQMHHGQDELKLSSLTDDTHFTHDYGSFGIVSGNWRPDDLGSLGRGDLQHFRWDHLYYAIRQANIILENIDDANASESFKSSIKGETHFLRAYFYHNLIRMYGGVPIIETSVDLFGDEDLLVARNSFEESVNFVVEEADRAAALLPIEPRDLGRATKGAALALKARILIHAASDLFADPIGSNPELTGYTSGSQESRYQAAKAAAQEVMDLNIYSLYNQHADPAVNYEQLFLVNGRHSETILNRYFLASRDWTDRYLTHQFNGPNGYRGWAGNTPLQSLVDSYEMSDGSEFDWNNPEHAAAPYENRDPRFYASILYDGAPWVEPPSFREPYDANGHIQTFESITLPDGSEAVGVDTRNGPIEDWNGSYTRYYMRKFIDPTMLPSERQETPYPYFRYAEVLLNYAEACIGLSEDEEARQVINMVRERAGMPDITDSGQALVERYRNERRVELFGEEHRFFDIRRWKTAPEKYHNGFGIRITADATDRRDRSTYSNYTYEPYSIRERNWNDSHYFAPISEDEMNRNNQLIQNPGY; via the coding sequence ATGAAGAATTTATCAAAATCATTATTACTGATACTGACTGTAATAATTGTGGCTTTTGGTCTCAATTCTTGCGGTCAGGACGCATTGAATCTGAGCCCCACAGATCAGATTTCTGACAATCAAGTGTGGGAAGACCCCGCGTTGATGGACCTCTATTTGGGGGATGTCTATCGGCAAATGCACCACGGACAAGATGAGTTAAAGCTCTCCTCGCTGACAGATGACACTCATTTTACTCATGATTACGGATCATTTGGGATCGTTTCGGGCAATTGGAGACCCGACGACCTCGGGTCACTTGGTCGCGGAGATCTCCAGCATTTTCGGTGGGATCATCTCTATTATGCAATCCGGCAGGCCAACATCATCCTGGAGAATATCGATGATGCCAATGCCAGCGAAAGTTTCAAAAGCTCGATAAAGGGAGAAACACATTTTTTGCGAGCGTATTTCTATCATAATCTCATCCGTATGTACGGTGGGGTGCCTATCATCGAAACTTCAGTCGACCTGTTTGGTGATGAGGACCTGCTGGTTGCACGAAACTCTTTTGAAGAGAGCGTTAACTTTGTAGTTGAAGAAGCTGATCGTGCAGCCGCACTGCTGCCGATTGAACCCCGGGACCTTGGTCGGGCTACAAAAGGCGCGGCTTTAGCTCTGAAAGCAAGGATACTGATTCATGCAGCCAGTGATTTGTTTGCCGATCCAATTGGTTCCAATCCCGAATTGACCGGGTACACCTCCGGCAGTCAGGAATCTCGCTACCAGGCTGCAAAAGCCGCCGCACAGGAAGTGATGGATTTGAATATATACAGCTTGTACAACCAACATGCCGATCCCGCTGTAAATTATGAGCAGCTCTTCCTGGTGAATGGAAGACATTCTGAAACTATTTTAAATCGCTATTTCCTGGCCAGCAGAGATTGGACAGACCGCTACTTGACGCACCAATTTAACGGTCCAAACGGTTACCGGGGGTGGGCTGGTAATACTCCACTTCAGTCATTGGTAGATTCTTATGAAATGTCCGACGGATCCGAATTCGACTGGAATAATCCTGAACACGCTGCAGCACCATACGAAAATCGGGATCCCCGTTTTTACGCTTCCATTTTGTACGACGGAGCTCCTTGGGTAGAACCACCTTCATTTCGGGAACCTTATGATGCGAATGGGCATATTCAAACATTTGAATCTATAACCCTGCCCGACGGCTCAGAGGCTGTAGGAGTGGATACCAGAAATGGGCCAATAGAAGACTGGAACGGTAGTTACACACGGTACTACATGCGAAAATTTATCGACCCGACGATGCTGCCTTCAGAACGCCAGGAAACCCCCTATCCGTATTTCCGGTATGCCGAAGTTCTGTTAAACTATGCCGAGGCATGCATTGGGTTGAGTGAAGATGAAGAAGCCCGCCAGGTAATCAATATGGTGCGCGAGCGTGCCGGGATGCCGGATATTACCGACAGTGGCCAGGCTCTTGTTGAAAGATACCGGAATGAGCGTCGTGTTGAACTGTTCGGGGAGGAACACCGGTTTTTTGATATACGCCGATGGAAAACCGCTCCGGAAAAATATCATAATGGCTTCGGGATTAGAATTACAGCGGATGCAACGGATCGAAGAGATCGAAGTACATATTCCAACTATACTTATGAGCCGTATAGTATCCGGGAAAGAAACTGGAACGATAGCCATTATTTTGCGCCGATCTCTGAGGATGAAATGAATCGGAATAATCAATTAATCCAGAATCCGGGATATTGA